In a single window of the Bradyrhizobium erythrophlei genome:
- a CDS encoding chloramphenicol acetyltransferase has protein sequence MAGKILSEPTVDPSAKLHDARLGAYCEVGARTILHDVVMDDYSYVVNDAQITYATIGRFCSIAAMTRINPGNHPMQRASQAHFTYRASAYFPGESDEPEFFEWRRGHRVHIGHDVWIGHGAIVLPGRSVGTGAVVAAGAIVTKDVPAYTIVAGNPARTIRLRFPEETTNRLAALAWWDWDHETLRRALPDFRKLAVEDFLAKYEAAVSSSRPRNPKRSAAS, from the coding sequence ATGGCCGGCAAAATACTTTCGGAACCGACCGTCGATCCGTCGGCGAAACTGCACGATGCCAGGCTTGGCGCCTATTGCGAGGTCGGCGCCCGAACTATCCTGCACGACGTCGTCATGGACGATTATTCCTACGTCGTGAACGACGCGCAGATCACCTATGCCACGATCGGAAGGTTCTGCTCGATCGCGGCGATGACGCGAATCAACCCCGGGAATCATCCGATGCAGCGGGCTTCGCAGGCGCACTTCACCTATCGCGCCAGCGCTTATTTCCCGGGCGAGAGCGACGAGCCGGAGTTTTTCGAATGGCGGCGCGGCCATCGCGTTCACATCGGTCATGACGTCTGGATCGGGCATGGCGCGATCGTGTTGCCGGGCCGCAGCGTCGGCACCGGCGCCGTTGTCGCGGCCGGCGCCATCGTGACCAAGGACGTGCCGGCCTACACCATCGTCGCCGGAAATCCGGCGCGGACGATCAGACTGCGGTTTCCGGAAGAGACTACCAACCGGCTGGCGGCGCTTGCGTGGTGGGACTGGGACCACGAAACCCTGCGCAGGGCCCTGCCCGATTTTCGAAAACTCGCTGTCGAGGACTTTCTCGCAAAATACGAGGCGGCGGTCAGTTCCAGTCGCCCGCGTAACCCCAAACGAAGTGCAGCATCGTGA
- the phnC gene encoding phosphonate ABC transporter ATP-binding protein — protein sequence MLVVEGLTCRFGTKAAVDNASFSIAPGGFVGVIGRSGAGKSTLLRMINRLAEPSSGRIVFDGVDVTALKGRELRKWRARSAMIFQQFNLIGRLDVLTNVLMGRLATVSPARALLKLWPDADKAIALAALEEFDIASLAVQRADQLSGGQQQRVAIARALVQEPDIILADEPIASLDPHNTKVVMDSLQRINRDFGITVICNLHSLELARGYCDRLIGMAAGQVVFDGTPEQLTELEAQRLYGLESDARATSSARPNAFPVEGSILGVPAIA from the coding sequence ATGCTGGTGGTTGAAGGTTTGACGTGCCGTTTCGGCACAAAGGCCGCTGTCGACAATGCATCGTTCTCGATAGCTCCCGGTGGCTTTGTCGGTGTGATCGGCCGTTCCGGCGCCGGCAAGTCGACGCTGCTGCGGATGATCAATCGTCTCGCGGAGCCGAGCTCCGGACGCATTGTTTTCGACGGCGTTGACGTCACCGCGCTGAAGGGTCGCGAGCTGCGGAAGTGGCGCGCCCGTTCGGCCATGATCTTCCAGCAGTTCAATTTGATCGGCCGTCTCGATGTCCTGACTAACGTGCTGATGGGCCGTTTGGCGACGGTCTCGCCGGCGAGGGCATTGCTGAAACTATGGCCGGATGCCGACAAGGCGATCGCATTGGCCGCACTCGAGGAGTTTGATATCGCATCGCTTGCGGTGCAGCGCGCGGATCAGCTTTCCGGCGGTCAGCAGCAGCGCGTCGCGATCGCTCGCGCATTGGTCCAGGAACCGGACATTATTCTCGCGGACGAGCCGATCGCCTCGCTCGATCCGCACAACACCAAAGTGGTGATGGACTCGCTGCAGCGTATCAACAGGGATTTTGGGATCACCGTGATCTGCAACCTTCATTCCCTCGAACTGGCGCGCGGCTATTGCGATCGCTTGATCGGCATGGCGGCCGGTCAGGTGGTGTTCGACGGGACGCCTGAACAACTGACGGAATTGGAAGCGCAGCGTCTTTATGGCCTCGAATCCGACGCAAGGGCCACCTCGTCGGCAAGACCGAACGCCTTCCCCGTTGAAGGCTCCATTCTAGGCGTACCTGCTATCGCGTAG
- the phnD gene encoding phosphonate ABC transporter substrate-binding protein produces the protein MLNRRHFVSAGAIALAFTTSVAHADDWKSKYKELTFAVIPAENASGVNDRYAPFMAYLSKELGVPVKLRIANDYAAVIEGQRAGNIQVAYYGPASYSTAYMTGVKIEPFVTTRNNDGTVGYYSVIYVKANSPYKDIKDLKGKTIGFVDPNSTSGYNAPRFFLHKNGIDADAFFSKSIITGSHENGVIALDKGTVDCAADWWNSDTDSNLTRMVAKGMAKKEDFRVIFKSGLLAGSPYAYLSDLPTDLKQSIVKAFMEAPTKDKAAFDRLSDGKDKEFVPVTHKDYQDTVDMIQYVNDMRKKRS, from the coding sequence ATGCTGAACCGCCGCCATTTTGTATCCGCAGGCGCGATTGCGCTGGCCTTTACCACGAGCGTTGCTCATGCCGATGACTGGAAATCGAAATACAAGGAACTGACCTTCGCCGTAATACCGGCCGAAAATGCGTCGGGCGTCAACGACCGCTACGCTCCCTTCATGGCCTATCTCTCGAAAGAACTCGGCGTTCCTGTCAAGCTGCGCATCGCCAACGACTATGCTGCTGTCATCGAGGGCCAGCGCGCCGGCAATATTCAGGTGGCCTATTACGGCCCAGCCTCGTATTCGACGGCCTATATGACCGGCGTCAAGATCGAACCATTCGTCACCACCAGGAACAATGACGGCACGGTCGGCTACTATTCGGTGATCTACGTCAAGGCCAACAGTCCTTACAAGGATATCAAGGATCTCAAGGGCAAGACCATTGGCTTCGTCGATCCGAATTCGACCTCCGGCTACAATGCGCCGCGATTCTTCCTGCACAAGAACGGTATCGATGCTGATGCCTTCTTCAGCAAGTCGATCATCACCGGAAGCCACGAGAACGGCGTGATTGCGCTCGACAAGGGCACGGTCGATTGCGCCGCTGACTGGTGGAATTCGGATACCGACTCGAACCTCACGCGCATGGTCGCGAAAGGAATGGCCAAGAAGGAAGATTTCCGGGTCATCTTCAAGTCCGGACTCCTGGCCGGTTCGCCCTATGCGTACCTCTCCGATCTCCCAACCGATCTCAAGCAGAGCATCGTAAAGGCTTTCATGGAGGCTCCCACCAAGGACAAGGCCGCCTTCGACCGCTTGTCCGACGGCAAGGACAAGGAGTTTGTGCCGGTGACCCACAAAGACTATCAGGACACCGTGGACATGATTCAGTACGTCAACGACATGCGCAAAAAGCGCTCCTGA
- the phnE gene encoding phosphonate ABC transporter, permease protein PhnE, translating to MTSSILSVPQARLEVLLADYQREVGRRRRQSLLVLGILAILIAIAGRFGEVDVNYLFQHISNFTSYFGRIVPKLGIAHFDADVADWYWNFTGWLKLLLDTVLIAYLGTLIGASGAFTIAFFAAANLAPSNVLRWSIKRIFEFCRTVPDLVFALMFVSAFGLGPLAGILAIAIHTFGTLGKLFTEAIENIDMKPVEGVRSTGSRFIEMVRFGALPQVVSSFASYTLLRFEINVRSGSVVGMVGAGGIGQDLFVAIRKFYYTDVSAILLMIIVSVAVIDLVTERIRHRLSGQDTGR from the coding sequence ATGACCTCCAGCATCCTGAGCGTACCGCAGGCGCGCCTCGAGGTGCTGCTCGCCGACTACCAGCGTGAAGTCGGACGCCGCCGCCGGCAATCATTGCTGGTACTGGGGATCCTGGCCATCCTGATAGCCATCGCCGGGCGTTTCGGCGAAGTCGATGTCAACTATCTTTTCCAGCACATATCGAACTTCACCAGTTATTTTGGCCGGATTGTTCCCAAGCTCGGCATTGCGCATTTTGATGCGGACGTCGCGGACTGGTACTGGAATTTCACGGGCTGGCTGAAGCTCCTGCTCGATACCGTACTGATCGCCTATCTCGGCACATTGATCGGCGCCAGCGGTGCATTCACGATTGCCTTCTTCGCCGCGGCCAATCTTGCTCCAAGCAATGTGCTGCGATGGAGCATCAAGCGCATTTTCGAATTCTGCCGCACGGTTCCTGACCTGGTATTCGCATTGATGTTTGTCAGCGCCTTCGGCCTCGGACCCCTGGCAGGAATCCTCGCGATCGCAATTCATACCTTCGGGACGCTCGGCAAGCTGTTCACCGAGGCCATCGAAAACATCGATATGAAGCCGGTCGAAGGTGTGCGCAGCACTGGAAGCCGATTTATCGAAATGGTGCGGTTCGGTGCGCTGCCGCAGGTCGTGTCGAGTTTCGCCAGCTACACCCTGCTGCGCTTTGAGATCAACGTGCGGTCAGGCTCGGTGGTTGGCATGGTTGGGGCAGGAGGGATCGGTCAGGATCTTTTCGTGGCTATCCGAAAATTCTACTATACCGACGTCAGCGCCATCCTGCTGATGATCATCGTTTCGGTAGCGGTCATCGATCTGGTGACTGAACGGATCCGGCATCGGTTGTCCGGTCAGGATACGGGCCGATGA
- the phnE gene encoding phosphonate ABC transporter, permease protein PhnE, with protein MSARRMTLLDDPNTVLDRHRDLFNESPLRRASALAAPLGIAGVAIFAGWWLAIPFDQIGPGLASLAKFVALMFPPSAGGHLHLLIKAMGETLAIAFLGTLIATVFAFPVSFLAAKNTAPHSLIRFAIRRGLDTIRGVDALIWALVFVGVVGLGPFAGVLAIAVSDTGALGKLFSEAIESTEERARESILASGGTGLLAVRFGLLPQVLPIIAGQILYYFESNVRSATIIGIVGAGGIGLQLSEQIRTYDFDQVAFAVIMILITVAIIDWISSKLRFAIIGRRAVV; from the coding sequence ATGAGCGCGCGCCGCATGACGCTTTTGGACGATCCAAATACGGTGCTGGACCGGCACCGCGATCTTTTCAACGAATCGCCGCTTCGGCGCGCGTCCGCGCTTGCTGCGCCGCTGGGAATCGCGGGCGTCGCGATTTTCGCGGGGTGGTGGCTCGCCATTCCGTTTGACCAGATCGGACCGGGGCTGGCGTCGCTCGCAAAGTTCGTCGCGCTGATGTTTCCTCCGTCGGCTGGCGGTCACCTCCATCTGTTGATCAAGGCGATGGGCGAGACCCTCGCCATCGCGTTTCTCGGAACCCTGATTGCGACCGTCTTCGCATTTCCGGTCAGCTTTCTCGCCGCCAAGAATACGGCGCCTCACTCCCTTATTCGTTTCGCAATCCGCCGCGGCCTGGACACGATCCGCGGTGTCGATGCCCTGATCTGGGCGCTGGTCTTCGTTGGTGTTGTTGGCCTTGGTCCGTTCGCGGGGGTTCTTGCGATCGCAGTTTCCGATACAGGCGCGCTCGGCAAGCTGTTTTCGGAAGCGATCGAATCCACTGAGGAGCGCGCGCGAGAATCCATATTGGCAAGCGGCGGGACTGGCTTGCTGGCCGTGCGGTTCGGCCTGCTGCCGCAGGTACTCCCGATCATCGCGGGACAGATACTTTATTACTTCGAATCGAACGTGCGATCGGCGACGATCATCGGGATCGTGGGAGCCGGCGGCATCGGCTTGCAACTGTCCGAGCAGATCAGAACCTATGATTTTGACCAGGTCGCATTCGCGGTGATCATGATCCTGATAACGGTGGCCATCATCGACTGGATCTCGAGCAAACTGCGCTTCGCGATCATCGGCCGGCGCGCTGTCGTATGA
- the phnF gene encoding phosphonate metabolism transcriptional regulator PhnF, producing the protein MTLQDAVSGVALWRQVADGIERGIADGSFAAGERLPGEIEIAETYRVNRHTVRRALATLAERGLVRAERGSGTYVEAPRLAYPLRSRTRFSEIVGAGGREPRGQLIGASEEPATRELARQLGLKTGAPLVRIEALRLADRTPICVGTTWLAAERFPDAGRIYESARSMTKVLAHYGIRDYRRASTRVTAGIVDATDATRLDLALGRPILVVDSTDVDGGGKPLLTTRARFAAERVEFVVENS; encoded by the coding sequence ATGACCCTGCAGGACGCAGTTTCGGGCGTCGCGCTATGGCGGCAGGTCGCCGACGGGATCGAGCGTGGCATCGCCGACGGCAGCTTTGCCGCGGGCGAACGGCTGCCCGGCGAGATCGAAATCGCCGAGACCTACCGCGTCAACCGCCACACCGTGCGCCGGGCGCTGGCGACGCTGGCCGAGCGCGGCCTGGTGCGCGCCGAACGCGGCAGCGGCACCTATGTGGAAGCGCCGCGCCTCGCCTATCCCTTGCGCTCACGCACGCGGTTTTCCGAGATCGTCGGCGCCGGCGGCCGCGAGCCGCGCGGCCAGTTGATCGGCGCCTCCGAAGAGCCCGCGACGCGCGAACTGGCGCGGCAGCTTGGCCTCAAGACCGGCGCGCCGCTGGTCCGGATCGAAGCGCTGCGGCTCGCCGACCGCACGCCGATCTGCGTCGGCACCACCTGGCTCGCGGCGGAGCGGTTTCCCGATGCCGGGCGGATTTACGAGAGTGCCCGATCGATGACCAAGGTGCTTGCGCATTACGGGATCCGCGACTATCGCCGGGCTTCGACCCGCGTCACGGCTGGGATCGTCGACGCCACCGACGCTACGCGGCTCGATCTCGCACTCGGCCGCCCGATTCTGGTGGTCGACAGCACCGACGTCGACGGCGGTGGCAAACCGCTGCTGACCACCCGGGCGCGCTTTGCCGCCGAACGCGTCGAATTCGTGGTCGAGAATAGCTAA
- the phnG gene encoding phosphonate C-P lyase system protein PhnG encodes MIVNENSKQARRKAAMAVLAHADAAEIARHLAAIASPPYENLREAENGLVMVRGRVGGDGAPFNLGEATVSRAAVRLAGGEVGFGYTLGRDREKAHMIALCDALVQSHEFADAVETKVLAPLREAAISVRNRKGAETAATRVDFYTLVRGEG; translated from the coding sequence ATGATCGTGAACGAAAACAGTAAACAGGCGCGGCGCAAGGCGGCCATGGCGGTGCTGGCGCATGCCGATGCGGCCGAGATTGCCAGACATCTCGCCGCCATCGCGTCGCCGCCATATGAAAATCTGCGCGAGGCGGAAAACGGCCTGGTGATGGTGCGCGGCCGCGTCGGCGGCGATGGCGCGCCGTTCAATCTCGGCGAGGCCACGGTCTCGCGCGCCGCCGTGCGGCTTGCGGGCGGCGAGGTCGGCTTCGGCTACACCCTCGGCCGCGATCGGGAAAAGGCGCACATGATCGCGCTGTGCGACGCCCTGGTGCAGTCGCATGAATTCGCGGACGCGGTAGAGACAAAGGTTCTGGCGCCGTTGCGCGAGGCCGCGATCTCGGTGCGAAACCGAAAGGGTGCGGAGACCGCGGCGACGCGGGTCGATTTCTATACGCTGGTGCGCGGTGAGGGTTGA
- the phnH gene encoding phosphonate C-P lyase system protein PhnH, which translates to MTTVAELPAGFADKVLSAQSTFRSVMDAMARPGSVQRIVAAAGAPAAMMSGTAAIALTLFDHDTPVWLDPRMSETSDVTKWLKFHTGAPVVLDSSICSFALIGAASALTALDRFSLGSNEYPDRSSTLILQVESLTQGESLELRGPGIDGTAVLRAAIEPRDLFERLAVNAALFPRGIDVVLVHGDSIVAIPRTTRLVAKGG; encoded by the coding sequence ATGACGACGGTTGCCGAACTGCCTGCGGGGTTTGCGGACAAGGTGTTGTCGGCGCAGTCGACGTTCCGTTCAGTGATGGATGCGATGGCGCGCCCCGGCAGCGTGCAGCGCATTGTTGCCGCCGCCGGCGCTCCTGCTGCCATGATGAGCGGCACCGCGGCCATCGCGCTGACATTGTTCGATCACGATACGCCGGTCTGGCTCGATCCACGGATGTCAGAGACATCGGATGTGACAAAATGGCTCAAATTCCACACCGGCGCGCCGGTGGTTTTGGATTCCTCGATCTGCAGTTTTGCGCTGATCGGCGCCGCCAGCGCGCTTACCGCGCTCGATCGGTTTTCGCTCGGCAGCAATGAATACCCCGACCGTTCAAGCACGCTGATCCTGCAGGTCGAAAGCCTGACGCAAGGCGAAAGTCTCGAGTTGCGGGGTCCCGGCATCGACGGCACGGCGGTCTTGCGGGCCGCGATCGAGCCCCGGGACCTGTTCGAGCGGCTTGCCGTCAATGCCGCGCTGTTTCCGCGCGGTATCGATGTCGTGCTGGTCCATGGCGATAGCATTGTCGCGATACCGCGCACCACGCGGCTGGTCGCGAAGGGAGGCTGA
- a CDS encoding carbon-phosphorus lyase complex subunit PhnI: MYVAVKGGERAIENAHRLLAHERRGDLGVPEVSLDQISGQLSLAVDRVMAEGSLYDCELAALAIKQARGDMIEAIFLVRAFRATLPRFGATEPVDTGTMQVHRRISSTFKDIPGGQVLGPTFDYTHRLLDPQLADGLVPEPPATSVASPAAMPRVTDILGRDGLIEPSPTADADSPVGDLTREPLSFPADRDLRLQNLARADEGFLLALGYSSQRGYGRSHPFAGEIRFGEVEVEFFAEDVGFAVPLGGIALTECQMVNQFKGSATEAPCFTRGYGLAFGQSERKTMSMALVDRALRARELGEEAVAPAQDEEFVMSHSDNVQATGFVEHLKLPHYVDFQSELGLLRKLRKEFFEAADASAGMQEAAE, encoded by the coding sequence ATGTATGTCGCCGTCAAGGGAGGCGAACGCGCCATCGAGAACGCCCATCGGCTGCTGGCGCATGAGCGCCGCGGCGATCTCGGCGTTCCGGAAGTGTCGCTCGATCAGATATCCGGGCAACTCAGTCTCGCGGTCGACCGCGTAATGGCGGAAGGCTCGCTGTACGATTGCGAACTCGCAGCACTCGCCATCAAGCAGGCGCGCGGCGACATGATCGAGGCGATCTTTCTGGTCCGGGCGTTCCGCGCCACCTTGCCGCGTTTCGGCGCGACCGAACCGGTCGATACCGGCACGATGCAGGTGCACCGCCGGATTTCCTCGACATTCAAGGATATTCCAGGGGGCCAGGTGCTCGGGCCCACCTTCGACTACACCCACCGTCTGCTGGACCCGCAACTCGCCGACGGTCTCGTTCCGGAGCCGCCCGCAACGTCGGTTGCATCGCCCGCGGCGATGCCACGCGTTACCGACATACTCGGCCGTGACGGTCTGATCGAGCCATCGCCCACGGCGGACGCCGACTCTCCCGTTGGCGATCTCACGCGTGAGCCGCTCAGCTTCCCCGCCGATCGCGATCTGCGGCTGCAGAACCTGGCGCGCGCCGACGAAGGCTTTCTGCTGGCGCTGGGTTATTCGTCGCAGCGGGGTTATGGCCGCAGCCACCCGTTCGCCGGCGAGATTCGCTTCGGCGAGGTCGAGGTGGAATTTTTTGCCGAAGATGTCGGATTCGCGGTGCCGCTCGGCGGAATCGCGCTGACCGAATGCCAGATGGTCAATCAGTTCAAGGGTTCGGCGACGGAAGCGCCGTGCTTTACCCGCGGTTACGGTCTGGCGTTCGGGCAAAGCGAGCGCAAGACGATGTCGATGGCGCTGGTGGACCGCGCATTGCGCGCGCGCGAACTAGGCGAAGAAGCTGTCGCGCCTGCGCAGGATGAAGAGTTCGTGATGTCGCATTCCGACAATGTGCAGGCGACCGGCTTCGTCGAGCACCTCAAGCTGCCGCATTATGTCGACTTCCAGTCCGAACTAGGTCTGCTGCGCAAGCTGCGCAAGGAATTTTTCGAGGCGGCCGACGCTTCGGCCGGCATGCAGGAGGCCGCGGAATGA
- a CDS encoding alpha-D-ribose 1-methylphosphonate 5-phosphate C-P-lyase PhnJ, with amino-acid sequence MNAPTYNFAYLDEQTKRMIRRAILKAIAIPGYQVPFASREMPMPYGWGTGGVQVTAAILGPDDVLKVIDQGSDDTTNAISIRKFFAKTAGVATTTSTVDATVIQTRHRIPEAALHGGQVLVYQVPIPEPLRFLEPRETETRRMHALGEYGLMHVKLYEDIARFGHIATSYAYPVKVNARYVMDPSPTPKFDNPKMDDCPALQLFGAGREKRIYAIPPHTSVVSLDFEDHPFTRYRFDAPCALCGADDSYLDEIVTDDRGGRMFVCSDTDYCETRQTQGHRGSESAAPHKERPHG; translated from the coding sequence ATGAACGCGCCGACCTACAACTTCGCCTATCTCGACGAACAGACCAAACGGATGATTCGCCGCGCCATCCTGAAGGCGATCGCGATCCCCGGCTACCAGGTGCCGTTCGCCAGCCGCGAAATGCCGATGCCCTACGGCTGGGGCACCGGCGGCGTGCAGGTCACGGCGGCGATTCTCGGCCCCGACGACGTGCTGAAGGTGATCGACCAGGGCTCCGACGACACCACCAACGCGATCTCGATCCGCAAGTTTTTCGCCAAGACCGCCGGCGTCGCGACCACGACTTCGACGGTGGATGCCACCGTGATCCAGACCCGGCACCGAATTCCCGAAGCAGCGCTGCATGGCGGGCAAGTCTTGGTCTATCAGGTGCCGATCCCGGAGCCGCTGCGTTTTCTCGAGCCACGCGAGACCGAAACGCGGCGCATGCATGCGCTCGGTGAATACGGGCTGATGCACGTCAAGCTATACGAGGACATTGCCCGCTTCGGGCATATCGCGACCTCATACGCCTACCCGGTGAAGGTCAATGCCCGCTACGTGATGGATCCGTCGCCGACGCCGAAATTCGACAATCCGAAGATGGATGATTGTCCGGCGCTGCAGCTGTTCGGCGCCGGCCGCGAGAAGCGCATCTACGCGATACCGCCGCATACGTCGGTGGTGTCGCTCGACTTCGAGGATCATCCGTTCACGCGCTACCGCTTCGATGCGCCCTGCGCGCTGTGCGGCGCGGATGATTCCTACCTCGACGAAATCGTCACCGACGACCGGGGCGGCCGGATGTTCGTCTGTTCCGACACCGATTACTGCGAGACCCGCCAGACCCAGGGTCATCGCGGCAGCGAGAGCGCGGCTCCGCACAAGGAGAGGCCGCATGGCTGA
- the phnK gene encoding phosphonate C-P lyase system protein PhnK — translation MAEHQRAGDGDQPLLVADRLGKNYGRLTACRDVSFALYPGEVLAIVGESGSGKTTLLQLLSAQLAPSAGQVSYRMRDGVMRDLAALGEAERRFLFRTDWGYVHQDPALGLRMAVSAGANVGERLMAVGWNHYGRIRDTASSWLERVEIDIGRIDDAPRTYSGGMRQRLQIARNLVTEPRLVFMDEPTGGLDVSVQARLLDLMRNLVSELNLAAIVVTHDLAVARLLSHRVMVMKGGRVIETGLTDQVLDDPREPYTQLLVSSILPA, via the coding sequence ATGGCTGAACATCAACGCGCCGGCGATGGCGATCAACCCCTGCTGGTTGCGGACCGGTTGGGCAAGAACTATGGCCGGCTGACCGCCTGCCGCGACGTGTCCTTTGCGCTCTATCCCGGCGAAGTGCTGGCAATCGTCGGCGAATCCGGATCGGGCAAAACCACGCTGCTGCAATTGCTGTCGGCGCAGCTTGCGCCGAGCGCGGGTCAGGTGTCGTACCGGATGCGCGATGGGGTGATGCGCGACCTCGCCGCGCTTGGCGAAGCCGAACGACGATTTTTGTTTCGCACCGACTGGGGCTACGTGCACCAGGACCCCGCGCTGGGATTGCGAATGGCGGTGTCGGCCGGCGCCAATGTCGGCGAGCGGCTGATGGCGGTGGGCTGGAATCACTATGGCCGGATCAGAGACACCGCGTCATCCTGGCTGGAGCGGGTCGAGATCGACATCGGACGCATCGACGATGCGCCGCGGACCTATTCCGGCGGGATGCGGCAGCGGTTGCAGATTGCGCGCAATCTGGTCACCGAGCCCCGTCTGGTGTTCATGGATGAGCCGACCGGCGGGCTCGACGTATCGGTGCAGGCGCGGCTGCTCGACCTGATGCGTAACCTCGTGAGCGAGTTGAACCTCGCCGCCATCGTCGTCACCCATGACCTCGCGGTGGCGCGGCTGTTGTCGCATCGTGTCATGGTGATGAAGGGCGGCCGGGTCATCGAGACCGGGCTGACCGACCAGGTGCTCGACGATCCCCGCGAGCCCTACACCCAATTGCTCGTCTCCTCGATTTTGCCGGCATGA
- the phnL gene encoding phosphonate C-P lyase system protein PhnL has protein sequence MTAMIEITNAEKTFTMHLQGGVQLPVVRGVSFQVKAGECVVLAGPSGAGKSSILKMIFGNYRCDGGRIGIRHQGTEIDLAKAEPRQILSVRRATIGYVSQFLRAVPRVATSDVVAEPLIANGVARAEARARAGALLRRLNIPERLWALPPSTFSGGEQQRVNIARGFISELPILLLDEPTASLDAANRAVVVDLIEEKKRAGVAMVAIVHDDEIRHLIADRIVDVTSFASAA, from the coding sequence ATGACTGCGATGATCGAAATCACCAACGCGGAAAAGACCTTCACCATGCATCTGCAGGGTGGCGTGCAGCTTCCTGTGGTGCGCGGCGTGTCGTTTCAGGTCAAAGCGGGCGAGTGCGTGGTGCTGGCCGGCCCGTCGGGCGCCGGTAAATCGTCGATCCTGAAAATGATCTTCGGCAATTACCGCTGCGATGGCGGCCGTATCGGCATCCGTCACCAGGGCACAGAGATCGATCTCGCGAAGGCCGAACCGCGGCAGATCCTCAGCGTGCGCCGCGCCACCATTGGTTATGTCAGCCAGTTCCTCCGCGCGGTGCCGCGGGTCGCGACATCGGACGTGGTGGCCGAACCCTTGATCGCGAACGGGGTGGCGCGCGCCGAGGCGCGCGCTCGCGCCGGCGCCTTGCTGCGCCGTCTCAATATCCCTGAGCGCCTGTGGGCGCTGCCGCCTTCGACCTTCTCGGGAGGCGAGCAACAGCGCGTCAACATCGCGCGCGGCTTTATTTCCGAGCTGCCGATCCTGCTGCTCGACGAGCCGACCGCGTCGCTGGATGCCGCCAATCGCGCCGTGGTGGTGGATCTGATCGAAGAAAAGAAGCGCGCGGGCGTTGCCATGGTCGCCATCGTCCACGACGATGAGATACGCCACCTGATCGCCGACCGAATCGTCGACGTGACATCGTTTGCGTCAGCGGCATGA